Proteins encoded within one genomic window of Humulus lupulus chromosome 1, drHumLupu1.1, whole genome shotgun sequence:
- the LOC133803127 gene encoding uncharacterized protein LOC133803127, which yields MRHLSPKTLFLFSSSASFSSRPIFLLLSKYSSSSSSTPFSRRQEEESRNVRVSVWWDFENCNVPSGVNVFKVSRNITAAIRANGIKGPIEITAFGDMVQLSRLKQEALSATGINLAHIPQGGKNSADRSLLLNLMYWVSQNPPPAHLFLISGDRDFASILHRLRMNNYNILLASPGHAPSVLCSAASIMWHWHDLLRGENLMGKYFNQPPDGPYGSWYGHYKVTLLDPYSDLEKRGCLQIEELSELSIDDKPSTDNKPHPIPKAVLTPCTNDKPHPVPSTNVKSHPVPRAVLEPSTDDKPHPVPMGIQKQIHHIVNLHPEGLSITELRDKLGKCSVNLSKDYYGYKRFLPFLLSQKKILRIKTEGDGRYLISPVIQKSPEASRDNSDVYIETAGSNEDKDFNTPSKLSCDDKFLKVGEKKKTLPPKFLEKQSMSPPADLNVENKWEKAQKPPVDENKIEMVNKPESDSTFSPGDEKIVKTAAPESEGSFSPVSEQDTPSEIGFLRKVWIKWFGSKSDGFDNKTSKDQENSCTSADCSEEKGHTTPVDHSTSVIGLTKGKHEEKHSKSTDSFVDSVLPPSPSLSTNELALDNSTSTSSEAYENKMVRRPGFLDRVRNWCKFWKSSSNSDHLHGHSSDRPNLITSHSEEQKLFLKDSFWSTMESFFKTPKGSLIVSKSMTREQLAQNLQREGPLSHQSLVENDLLHLIDILISEKKWVEECPSEVFPFKLTQFGKSENVTHVVSSPFTKTIPARSNDEILADCQKLLNEMLKEHPKGFFLGFFRKHFLERYGYYLDLQKLGFKKLAYLLENMSGVKVESGYIIPSDNAPNIMSVKSTSVPDKQEVKHIVALDSEPSDSSKNGNGSDLLWDELGPVASPKSMTSKLGPVLRTEVESVEKQMEFDYEPVLSDDDFSDSGETSPVIRAEGERMARGAKDGSSLLQILDSWYSSKGGDSCKDKSENVNELLDFSKNTGKLSGSSKSGAKGEASLKSIVRKQRPQKRYSFVSDQVTNDSNEKLVDGILGNLRIYNESSASDQVIDDNNENLADGIQGNLGKSNDSSVSDQVTNDDDEHLADEILGNLRKSDESFASDQVTDDSENLIDGISGNSRKSIESSVLDQVTNDNNKTPDDVILVDLKKCNESKKEGSKVLCD from the exons ATGAGACACCTCTCCCCAAAAACcctctttctcttctcttcttctgcTTCGTTTTCTTCTCGTcccatttttcttcttctctccaaATACTCTTCCTCTTCGTCTTCTACTCCGTTTTCGAGGCGCCAGGAAGAAGAGTCCCGAAACGTCAGAGTCTCGGTTTGGTGGGACTTTGAGAACTGCAATGTGCCTTCGGGAGTCAATGTCTTCAAAGTCTCGCGTAACATCACTGCGGCTATCAGAGCCAATGGGATTAAGGGTCCCATTGAGATCACCGCCTTTGGGGACATGGTGCAGCTCTCCAGACTTAAACAGGAGGCCCTTTCAGCCACCGGCATCAATCTCGCTCACATTCCTCAGG GTGGGAAGAATAGCGCTGATAGATCTCTTCTTTTAAATCTTATGTATTGGGTTTCGCAAAATCCTCCTCCAGCACATCTTTTCTTAATATCTGGTGACAGGGATTTTGCTAGCATTTTACACCGGTTAAGAatgaataactataatatacTTCTGGCCAGTCCGGGACATGCCCCTAGTGTTCTTTGTAGTGCTGCAAGTATCATGTGGCATTGGCATGATTTGCTTCGAGGTGAGAACCTTATGGGAAAATACTTTAACCAACCACCAGATGGTCCTTATGGTTCTTGGTATGGACATTATAAAGTGACACTTCTTGACCCTTACTCAGATCTTGAGAAACGAGGGTGTTTACAGATCGAGGAATTATCTGAACTCAGTATAGATGATAAGCCTAGTACAGATAATAAGCCTCATCCAATTCCAAAGGCAGTCCTCACGCCCTGTACAAATGATAAGCCTCATCCAGTTCCCAGTACAAATGTTAAGTCTCATCCAGTTCCAAGGGCAGTTCTGGAGCCCAGTACAGATGATAAGCCTCATCCGGTTCCCATGGGAATTCAGAAGCAGATTCATCACATAGTGAACTTACATCCTGAAGGACTCTCAATTACAGAGCTTCGGGATAAGTTGGGGAAATGCAGCGTGAATTTAAGTAAAGACTATTACGGATATAAAAGGTTTCTCCCTTTCCTTTTATCACAAAAGAAAATTCTAAGAATCAAAACAGAAGGAGATGGCCGTTACCTTATAAGTCCGGTCATCCAGAAATCTCCTGAAGCATCTAGGGACAATTCAGATGTTTACATAGAAACAGCTGGTAGCAATGAAGATAAAGATTTCAATACTCCTTCAAAGTTGAGTTGTGATGACAAATTTTTAAAAGTAGGTGAAAAAAAGAAAACATTACCACCAAAATTCCTTGAGAAGCAATCCATGAGTCCACCTGCTGACTTAAATGTGGAGAACAAATGGGAAAAAGCACAAAAGCCTCCTGTGGATGAGAATAAGATTGAAATGGTTAATAAACCAGAGTCTGACAGTACTTTTTCCCCTGGAGATGAGAAGATTGTCAAAACAGCTGCACCAGAATCTGAAGGTTCTTTTTCTCCTGTGTCGGAACAAGACACTCCATCTGAGATTGGTTTTTTAAGAAAAGTTTGGATAAAATGGTTTGGAAGTAAAAGTGATGGTTTTGATAATAAGACTTCGAAAGATCAAGAAAATTCTTGTACTTCTGCTGATTGTTCTGAGGAGAAAGGCCATACTACTCCAGTAGATCACTCTACTTCTGTGATTGGCTTGACAAAGGGAAAACATGAGGAAAAGCATTCAAAGTCAACAGATTCTTTTGTTGATTCAGTATTACCTCCATCACCTTCTTTGTCCACAAATGAGTTGGCCCTGGACAATAGCACCAGTACAAGTTCAGAGGCTTATGAGAACAAAATGGTAAGAAGGCCAGGGTTTCTTGATCGAGTCCGAAATTGGTGTAAATTTTGGAAAAGTTCCTCAAACTCTGACCATCTACATGGTCATTCCTCTGATAGACCGAACCTAATCACCAGTCATTCTGAAGAGCAGAAGCTTTTTCTGAAGGATTCATTTTGGAGTACTATGGAATCATTTTTCAAGACACCCAAAGGATCGCTTATTGTCTCTAAATCAATGACCAG GGAGCAGTTGGCACAAAATCTTCAAAGGGAAGGACCTTTAAGTCATCAGTCTCTTGTAGAAAATGATCTACTCCACTTGATTGATATATTAATATCAGAGAAGAAATGGGTGGAAGAATGCCCCTCAGAAGTTTTCCCTTTCAAACTCACTCAATTTGGGAAATCTGAGAATGTTACTCATGTAGTTTCATCACCTTTTACTAAAACAATTCCAGCCAGGTCCAATGATGAGATATTAGCTGACTGTCAAAAGCTTCTAAACGAGATGCTGAAAGAACACCCTAAGGGATTTTTTTTGGGTTTCTTCAGAAAACATTTTCTTGAAAGGTACGGATACTATCTTGATTTACAGAAGCTTGGTTTTAAAAAATTGGCATACCTCTTAGAGAATATGTCTGGCGTTAAAGTAGAGTCTGGTTACATAATCCCTTCTGATAATGCCCCAAATATTATGAGCGTGAAAAGTACTTCTGTCCCTGATAAACAAGAGGTCAAACATATAGTAGCCTTAGATAGTGAACCTTCTGATTCATCAAAGAATGGCAATGGTTCAGACTTGCTGTGGGATGAACTTGGGCCTGTTGCATCACCAAAATCTATGACTTCCAAACTTGGACCGGTGTTGAGGACTGAAGTTGAATCAGTGGAGAAACAGATGGAATTTGACTATGAGCCTGTCCTTTCTGATGATGACTTCTCTGATTCAGGAGAAACATCACCTGTGATTAGAGCTGAAGGGGAAAGAATGGCAAGAGGGGCGAAAGACGGTAGCTCTCTTCTTCAGATTCTTGATTCGTGGTACAGTAGTAAGGGAGGTGACAGTTGCAAGGACAAATCAGAGAATGTAAATGAATTACTTGATTTCTCAAAAAACACAGGGAAGTTATCTGGTTCATCTAAATCTGGTGCCAAAGGTGAAGCCTCTTTGAAAAGCATAGTGAGGAAGCAAAGGCCTCAGAAAAGGTACTCTTTTGTTTCAGACCAAGTTACTAATGACAGCAATGAGAAGCTCGTTGATGGAATATTAGGGAATTTAAGGATATACAATGAATCTTCTGCTTCAGACCAAGTTATTGATGACAATAATGAGAATCTGGCTGATGGTATACAGGGGAACTTAGGGAAATCCAATGATTCTTCTGTTTCAGACCAAGTTACTAATGACGATGATGAGCATCTTGCTGATGAGATTTTGGGAAATTTAAGGAAATCCGATGAATCTTTTGCGTCTGACCAAGTTACTGATGACAGTGAGAATCTCATTGATGGGATCTCAGGAAACTCAAGGAAATCCATTGAATCATCTGTTTTAGACCAAGTTACCAATGACAATAATAAGACTCCCGATGATGTGATATTAGTTGACTTAAAGAAATGCAATGAGTCAAAGAAGGAAGGTTCCAAGGTTCTATGTGATTGA